A genome region from Syntrophaceae bacterium includes the following:
- a CDS encoding aminopeptidase P family protein, with translation MPDKPSTAARLSRLRAIMRRSGVDAILILDLRNIRYLTGFSGSDGALLVGAGKPSLLVDGRYTTQAAKQAPGARVVLYRDKAEGIADALTAEKYGVVGFEPAAMSVALFHDLRRKAKKVRWKPLASELGDLRAVKDPSEIDQIRKAIRIATGAMQSTLGSIRPGACELDIAVELEYEMRKKGAEGLAFDTIVASGPNSALPHARPGRRKIRPGDVVVVDYGAVSGGYHSDETCTFVIGRAGRRHEKLYALVKEAHDRALEAVRPGVPCRDVDAAARAVIEKAGYGPRFSHGTGHGVGLDIHEAPRLSALSEAVLEEGMVITIEPGIYLPGLCGIRIEVTAVVEKGGVRVLTEFSKEMQVIG, from the coding sequence ATGCCTGACAAACCGTCAACGGCCGCGAGACTGTCCCGGCTTCGGGCGATCATGCGCCGCTCGGGCGTGGATGCGATCCTCATCCTCGATCTCAGGAACATCCGTTACCTGACAGGCTTTTCCGGCAGCGACGGGGCCCTCCTGGTGGGCGCCGGGAAGCCCTCCCTGCTCGTGGACGGCCGCTACACGACCCAGGCCGCAAAACAGGCCCCGGGGGCCCGGGTGGTGCTCTACCGCGACAAGGCCGAGGGGATCGCCGATGCCCTGACGGCCGAAAAGTACGGCGTCGTCGGCTTCGAGCCGGCCGCCATGTCCGTGGCGCTTTTCCATGACCTGCGGCGCAAGGCGAAGAAGGTCCGCTGGAAGCCGCTCGCGTCGGAACTGGGCGACCTTCGCGCCGTGAAGGACCCCTCCGAGATCGATCAGATCCGCAAGGCGATCCGGATTGCCACCGGGGCGATGCAATCGACCCTGGGGAGCATCCGCCCCGGCGCGTGCGAACTGGACATCGCCGTCGAGCTCGAGTACGAGATGCGGAAAAAGGGGGCGGAGGGGCTTGCCTTTGACACGATCGTTGCATCGGGTCCCAACAGCGCCCTGCCCCACGCGCGGCCGGGCAGGCGGAAGATCCGGCCGGGGGACGTCGTGGTCGTCGACTACGGGGCCGTCAGCGGCGGGTACCACTCGGATGAAACCTGCACCTTCGTGATCGGCCGGGCGGGCAGGCGACACGAGAAGCTCTACGCCCTCGTCAAGGAGGCCCACGACAGGGCCCTTGAGGCGGTGAGGCCCGGCGTGCCATGCCGCGATGTGGACGCCGCCGCAAGGGCAGTCATCGAAAAGGCGGGCTACGGCCCGCGCTTTTCCCACGGGACGGGTCACGGGGTGGGCCTTGACATCCACGAGGCGCCCCGGCTCTCGGCCCTGTCGGAGGCCGTCCTCGAGGAGGGCATGGTCATCACGATCGAGCCGGGCATCTATCTGCCCGGTCTCTGCGGGATCCGCATCGAGGTGACGGCCGTCGTCGAGAAGGGGGGCGTGCGCGTGCTCACGGAGTTTTCAAAGGAGATGCAGGTGATCGGATAA
- a CDS encoding TIGR00730 family Rossman fold protein produces MMEEKQYLVDALSVNESWRMFRIMAEFVEAIEELSDIGRAVTIFGSARTTPANPYYQKTEHLARLLAQQGFSVITGGGPGIMEAANKGAAEAGGTSVGMNIRLPFEQTPNEFANVRLYHKYFFIRKVMFVKFAVAYVIVPGGFGTMDEFFEALTLIQTKRIKSFPVILMGSDYWKGLLAWLRDTMLGQGMISREDMELFRVLDEPEEIVEYIRRFVIV; encoded by the coding sequence CTGATGGAAGAAAAGCAATACCTCGTCGATGCCCTCTCCGTCAACGAATCGTGGCGCATGTTCCGCATCATGGCCGAATTCGTCGAGGCCATCGAGGAACTCTCCGACATCGGGCGGGCCGTGACCATCTTCGGCTCAGCCCGGACAACCCCTGCCAACCCCTACTACCAAAAGACAGAGCACCTTGCCCGGCTCCTGGCCCAGCAGGGCTTCAGCGTCATCACAGGCGGGGGGCCCGGCATCATGGAGGCGGCCAACAAGGGGGCCGCCGAGGCGGGCGGGACATCGGTGGGGATGAACATCCGCCTGCCCTTCGAGCAGACCCCCAACGAGTTTGCCAACGTCAGGCTCTACCACAAGTATTTCTTCATCCGGAAGGTCATGTTCGTCAAGTTCGCCGTGGCCTACGTCATCGTGCCCGGCGGTTTCGGCACCATGGACGAGTTCTTCGAGGCCCTCACGCTGATCCAGACGAAACGGATCAAGAGCTTCCCGGTCATCCTGATGGGCAGCGATTACTGGAAGGGGCTCCTCGCCTGGCTGAGGGACACCATGCTCGGCCAGGGGATGATCTCCCGGGAGGACATGGAGCTGTTCCGCGTCCTCGACGAGCCGGAGGAGATCGTCGAGTACATCCGCAGGTTCGTCATCGTCTGA
- a CDS encoding 30S ribosomal protein S21 translates to MEVKVFDNDVDKALKVLKNKLSKNGLFKELKLRRAYEKPSVKRKRKALEARRRLAKIQRRRHS, encoded by the coding sequence TTGGAAGTCAAGGTTTTCGACAACGATGTCGACAAGGCGTTGAAGGTTCTCAAGAACAAGCTGTCGAAGAACGGCCTGTTCAAGGAGCTGAAGCTGCGTCGCGCCTACGAAAAGCCTTCCGTCAAGCGCAAGAGAAAAGCGCTCGAGGCCAGACGGCGGCTTGCCAAGATTCAGAGACGGCGCCACTCGTAA
- a CDS encoding lipoate--protein ligase family protein, with the protein MSDAPWRFLPYRALRAAENMAIDEAVFRLNRREGLPPTLRFFGWSPPAVSLGYFQKTGREIDVGACRRAGVDIVRRPTGGKAVLHEHELTYSLVAPADHPLFTGDIIGTYRVVSACIVEALCRLGLTPEVACDGRSAAGTALEGYCFAAPSRYELLVGGRKICGSAQVRSGGAFLQHGSLLADIDPVRTASVMGVSVEGVRRTTTSLREQLGRAVGHEELAGLLRAAFEDTLGIRLAEGVLSPAEESLKERLLREKYGTDRWNLEGRGGSADEGSTDDA; encoded by the coding sequence ATGAGTGACGCCCCGTGGCGCTTCCTGCCCTACCGGGCGCTGCGCGCCGCCGAGAACATGGCCATCGACGAGGCCGTCTTCCGCCTCAACCGCCGGGAGGGACTGCCGCCGACGCTTCGCTTCTTCGGATGGAGCCCCCCCGCCGTGTCTCTCGGGTACTTCCAGAAGACAGGCCGGGAAATCGATGTCGGCGCCTGCCGCCGGGCGGGGGTCGACATCGTGCGCCGTCCCACGGGCGGCAAGGCCGTCCTGCACGAACACGAGCTGACCTACTCTCTCGTTGCCCCCGCCGACCACCCCCTCTTCACCGGCGACATCATCGGAACCTACCGGGTCGTGAGCGCCTGCATCGTGGAGGCCCTTTGCCGGCTGGGCCTGACGCCCGAGGTCGCCTGTGACGGACGGTCGGCGGCGGGGACCGCGCTGGAGGGATACTGCTTCGCCGCGCCGTCCCGGTACGAACTCCTCGTGGGCGGGCGCAAGATCTGCGGAAGCGCCCAGGTCCGCTCGGGGGGGGCGTTTCTCCAGCACGGCTCGCTCCTTGCCGACATCGACCCCGTGCGGACCGCCTCGGTCATGGGGGTGTCCGTCGAGGGGGTCAGAAGAACAACGACCAGCCTCCGGGAGCAGCTCGGGCGTGCCGTCGGGCACGAGGAACTGGCCGGCCTGCTGCGGGCGGCCTTCGAGGACACCCTGGGCATCCGCCTGGCCGAGGGCGTCCTCAGCCCGGCCGAGGAATCGCTGAAGGAGAGGCTGTTGAGGGAGAAATACGGGACCGATCGATGGAACCTGGAGGGCAGGGGAGGCTCGGCAGACGAGGGGAGCACGGACGATGCATGA
- the gcvH gene encoding glycine cleavage system protein GcvH codes for MSVFQEDLFYSREHTWVRVDGNIATVGISDYAQGQLGEIYSVELPEPDKEVEQDEAFGSIESAKSVAELISPVSGEVISVNEDIEDDTSVINSDPYGSGWLIMVEMRDLDELNNLLDAEEYRDYVGEEAGDEE; via the coding sequence ATGTCCGTTTTTCAAGAGGATCTCTTCTACAGCCGTGAACACACCTGGGTGAGGGTCGACGGCAACATCGCCACCGTCGGGATCTCCGACTACGCCCAAGGGCAGCTCGGGGAAATCTACTCCGTGGAGCTGCCCGAGCCGGACAAGGAGGTCGAGCAGGACGAGGCCTTCGGCTCGATCGAGTCGGCCAAGTCGGTGGCGGAACTCATCTCGCCGGTCAGCGGCGAGGTCATCAGCGTCAACGAGGACATCGAGGACGACACGAGCGTGATCAACAGCGACCCCTACGGGTCCGGCTGGCTGATCATGGTGGAAATGCGCGATCTCGACGAGCTCAACAACCTCCTCGACGCGGAGGAGTACCGGGACTATGTCGGCGAGGAAGCCGGGGATGAGGAATGA